The sequence CATCGGACCGACACCACCCGGCACCGGGGTAATCGCACTGGCGTGGCGGCTCGCACCTTCGAAATCGACATCACCGACCAGTTTTTTCTCGCCCACCCGGTTGACACCGACATCGATAACGACCGCACCATCCTTGATCCAGTCACCCTTGACCATCTCCGGCCGGCCGACCGCGGCAATAACAACATCAGCCTGGCGCACCTTGTCAGCCAGATCACGCGTACGCGAATGACAGATCGTCACCGTCGCATGTTCTTCGAGGCACATCAGGGCCACCGGCTTGCCGACAATATTGGAACGGCCAACGACGACGACCTCTTTCCCCTTGAGATCGACACCTTCAGCCTCAAACATCTTCATGACCCCATACGGAGTGCAGGGTTTGAACAGGGCGTTACCGGTCGCCAGGCGACCGACGTTGTACGGATGAAAACCGTCGGCATCCTTTTTGGGTGAAATCGCCTCGAGCACTTTCGCTTCATCGATCTGGTCCGGCAGTGGCAACTGAACCAGAATGCCGTCGATCCGCTCATCATTGTTCAACTCGTCAATCAGGGCGAGAAGCTGCTCTTCGCTGGTCTCGGCCGGCAGTTTATGCTCGTCGGAGAAAATGCCGCACTCCTCACAAGCCTTCTCCTTCATCGAGACATAGACCCGACTGGCCGGATCATCACCAACCAGAACCACAGCCAGCCCCGGAGTCACCCCTTTTTCCTTCAAGCCGGCAACATCATCCGATATTGCCCCTCGCAGATTCCTGGCGATCTGCTTGCCATCAATTATTTGCGCCATAATCCTAGATAAGACTCCTTTGAAAATGAACACCAAATATAAACAGATATAAGAGAGATTGTAAAGATGATAGGCAAGCCGGAACAAGCTTTTTGAAAAGAGCGGTTTGTCAATTTAAAAGAGAGTCTTTTGATGCAAGCTTCCGGGCGCGTCAACAGCTGCATTGAACAAAGAAAAAGCCCCGGGATTCCGGGGCTCGAAACGTACCTAGAAAATGGTAAACATCAACCTACTCGTTTGCCGCCTTGGGACAACCGGCGCAGGCCGGGCTCTTCTCGGAAGAGTCGCAGGACGGCTTTGGGCCATAACCCTGATCATACCAGCCATCGCCCTTGAGGGTAAAAGCTGTCTGGGAAATCAATTTCTGCACACTGCCGCCACACTCACGACATTCGGTGAGCGGTGCATCGGAAAATTTCTGGCGGGCTTCAAAAACCAGATCACAAGCGCTGCATTTGTATTCGTACATCGGCATGGTATTCAATGACCTCCATAAAAGTTCGGCGATAATCTAATAACTTGGCTCTGTTTTGTCAAGCCAATGAAGTAAAAAACAGGGCTAACGACGACATACCGCTTGCACAACAGCTGAAAAAACATTAATTTGAGGTAATTCTGATGCTTGATCTGTCGAATAAATTATGCTATTTTCCGTTGAATATCAACAAATTATACAATTGTCAGTTGCAATTACAACTTCCGGCAGGAGGGAAAGATGATCCGTAAAGTTTGTACCATACTTATTATCCTGATCTGCGTCACCGCAACTTCAGCATTCGCATTTGACCAGGACTACAGAAAGTACCTGACCCTGGGTGGTGGCTTCACTTTGATGCAGGAGACCGATCAGAACCATGACGATTCGGTCACCTTTGTTAACCAGCCACTAACTATCAGCTCCGACAAGGGATTCAACGGTTTTCTCGCAACCGGCATGTCTTATGATGCCGGCCGGGTTGAGTTCTCACTGCATTACAACCAGGCAGAGTTCGAAGAATTCAAAGACTCTCTCGGGGCAACGACCAATCTTGAAGGTAATCTGAAATTCGTCTCATTTCTGATGAGCGTTTTTTGGGAATTCAACAAGGACGGCATCATGTCTCCATACTTTGGTGGTGGCATTGGCGCCTGCCATATCAAGATGGATGATTCAACCCTCGGCGAGAACCGGGATGGTGCTGCCGTTATTCAGCTCGGTATCGGCCTGAATTTCAATATCAGCGAGAACCTTGAGTTAGATCTCGGCTACAAGGCTATGAGCGTCGTGGAGCCGAACCTCGGACCGATCAACCCGAGCTACCTGACAACGCACAACGGTAATCTTGCTTTCCGCTTCCTCTACTAGTCGACATAAAACAATATGAATTTTCTGACGGGCAGCCATAACAGCTGCCCGTTTTTTATGAGAGAGCTCTCACGACCGTTGACAACCCGTTATCGAACATGCTACCTCTTGAATTCAGCTTTTTGAATATTAATTATACTGGGAGTAGTTCGTAGTCTGGTGACGCGCTCGGTCTTCAAAACCGATGGGGGGCGTATCCCGTCCCCGGTGGGTTCGATTCCCATCTGCTCCCGCCAATAGAAAAGGAAGCATTGTTATGCTGCCACCGAAACAGCACGAAAAGTACTGCAACTTCTACGATGCGGTCCGTGACGAATCGAACCTCGACAGGAAAACGACCATCCTGGTCGGGCTCGCTTCGGCCATGGCGATCGGCTGCGAACCATGAATCGAGCACTACCTTGGCGTTGCCAGGGACGACAACATCTCGAAAGAAGAAATCGGCGCCACCCAGGGGATTGTCATTGCGGTCGCGGCCGGCAAGGTCAATGCCCTGATGAAAAAAGCCGAAACGAATTCAGAATAGCTGAACTTCCATTCTACTCCGGAGGTGAAGATGTCTGACCGCCGGAACCTGCTCAAAACCCTCCCTGCCATAGACAAAATACTGCACGCGCCCGAGATGATCACGCTGGCCGAAACCTGCCCGCACGTGCTGCTGGTTGAAGCAGCTCAGCGGACGGTCGATGACTTGCGAAGACAGATTCTCGATGAAAAAATGCCGGCACCGGAGTGCACGCCTGAAATCGTTGCCAAAAAAGCGCTCGCAATTGCGGAAAAGCTGAATACTCCCTCACTGCAGAAAGTGATCAACGTTACCGGCACCCTGCTCCATACCAACCTCGGGCGAGCCCCGCTCTGCCAGGCAGCCCTTGCGGCGATGCAGGAAGTCTCGGCCGGGTACTCGAATCTCGAATACGATCTCGATGCCGGTCAACGGGGCAAGCGCTTCCGCCATGTCGAAGACCTGATCTGCCGCCTGACCGGGGCCGAGGCGGCGACGGTGGTCAACAACAACGCCGGTGCCGTCCTGCTGGCGCTTGCCGCCCTTGCCGGAGAGAAAGAAGCGCTCGTCTCCCGCGGCGAGTTGATCGAAATCGGCGGTTCGTTCCGCATCCCCGACATCATGGCGGCCGGAAACGTCAGACTGGTCGAAGTCGGAACCACCAACAAGACCCATCTTGAGGACTACCGCAGGGCGATCACAGCCGATACGGCGCTGATCCTGAAAGTCCATACCAGCAACTACCGCATTGTCGGATTTACCGAAGCGGTTCCGGGCAGCGCCCTGGCCGACCTCGGCCGGGAAAAGGGCGTCACTGTACTCGAAGACCTCGGCAGCGGACTGCTGATCGATCTGTCAGATTACGGCCTGCCGCCGGAACCGACAGTCGGTGAAGCGTTGAAGACCGGGATAGATGTACTGACATTCAGCGGCGACAAGCTCCTCGGCGGACCGCAGGCCGGTATTATCGTTGGCCGCAAAGAGTGTATTGAGCGGATACGCAAACACCCGATGGCCCGGGCCCTGCGTATCGACAAGATGACCCTGGCGGCGATCGAAGCGACCTTGCGTCTTTACCTCGATCCGGAGCAGGCACTGCGCGAAATCCCGACCCTGCGGATGCTGGCGCAGCATGATGACCAGTTAAAGGTAAAAAGCGAGCAGCTGATCGAGAAACTAATGAAAGAACTGAACGGGGCATGCAGCATGGAATTAATCTCGACACTGGCTACGGTTGGCGGCGGCGCCCTGCCGCTGGCCGAGCTTCCCGGCTTCGGTATTGCCCTCAAACCGAAAACGATCTCGCCGAACCGGCTGGCCGAAAACCTCCGGCAGTCGATACCACCGGTTATCGGCCGGATCCAGAACGAATATTTCATTATCGACCCACGGACTCTAGCCGTAGATGAAGAGCCCCTGCTCTGCCAATCTCTGGCGAATGCCTTAAGGATAACCGACTGACCATGGCGCCGCCCGAACGACACCATATTATCGGCACGGCCGGTCATGTCGACCACGGCAAAACCGAATTGATCCGGGCCCTGACCGGGACCGACACCGATCGCCTGCAGGAAGAAAAGGCGCGCGGCATCTCCATCGATCTCGGCTTTGCCCCGTTCAGACTTCCGGACGGCTCGGTGGCCGGTGTCGTCGATGTTCCGGGTCACGAACGTTTTATTCACAATATGCTCGCCGGCGTCGGCGGAATCGATCTGGTGCTGCTGGTTATCGATGTTCAGGAAGGGATCATGCCGCAAACCCGTGAGCACCTGCAGATCCTCGAACTGTTGCAAATCCAACAGGGAATCATTGTCCTGACCAAGTGCGATCTCGCCGAAGATGACTGGATCGATATTGTCGAAGAAGAGGTCCGTGAAGAGCTACAGGAAACATTCCTCGAACATGCTCCCTTCTGCCGGGTTTCGTCAATCAGCGGCAGCGGCATTGCGGAGCTGAAGGAGCAGATCGCCAAAATCCTCAGGCAGGTCGAATCGAAGGATTGCGATGGCCCCCTGCGCCTGCCGATTGATCGCCATTTCAGTGTCGCCGGTTTCGGCACCGTTGTCACCGGCACCCTGCTCTCGGGCCGCATCAACACCGGCGTTACCACCGAGCTGCTGCCGCCCGGAATCGAAGCCCGGATCCGTGAAATTCAGGTGCATGGCAAGAAGGTCGAGGCCGCAGCCGCCGGGCAGAGGGTTGCTCTAAACCTCGCCGGCGTTGACCGCGCCAAGTTGAAAAGGGGAGCGGTGATCGGTACGCCCGGAATCTTTGAACAGACCGAAATGATCGACGTCCGGCTCAACCTTCTGCCGGGCGCTCCGCGGACTCTCAAGTTCCGTGATCCGGTCCACTTTTACCTCGGTACCGCCCGGGTCGTTGGAATCGTAGCCCTCCTCGACCGCGATGAACTCAAACCTGGTGAAACCGCCATCGTTCAGATCCATCTCGATCGGCCCCTGGTCGCCCATCGCCAGGATCGATTTATCGTCCGTTCCTATTCGCCGATGACCACCATTGGCGGCGGCATGATCATCGATCCGGGACCGGCCAAGCACAAACGTTTTCGTGATGAGGTCATGCAGACCCTCTCCGAGCTCGAATCGGGTGAGACCTCGTTCCTGTTGCAGAAAATCAGTGAACTGACCGGCCCGAAAGTCAAGGAGCTTGAGCAGGCCTCCGGCCTCGGTCGGGAAAGGATCGAGGACCACCTCGAGAGACTGGCAGAAGATGGCACGGTCATC comes from Desulfuromonas sp. and encodes:
- a CDS encoding bifunctional methylenetetrahydrofolate dehydrogenase/methenyltetrahydrofolate cyclohydrolase FolD, whose translation is MAQIIDGKQIARNLRGAISDDVAGLKEKGVTPGLAVVLVGDDPASRVYVSMKEKACEECGIFSDEHKLPAETSEEQLLALIDELNNDERIDGILVQLPLPDQIDEAKVLEAISPKKDADGFHPYNVGRLATGNALFKPCTPYGVMKMFEAEGVDLKGKEVVVVGRSNIVGKPVALMCLEEHATVTICHSRTRDLADKVRQADVVIAAVGRPEMVKGDWIKDGAVVIDVGVNRVGEKKLVGDVDFEGASRHASAITPVPGGVGPMTITMLLYNTVEAAKRRLAAMG
- a CDS encoding transcriptional regulator → MPMYEYKCSACDLVFEARQKFSDAPLTECRECGGSVQKLISQTAFTLKGDGWYDQGYGPKPSCDSSEKSPACAGCPKAANE
- a CDS encoding L-seryl-tRNA(Sec) selenium transferase, which produces MKMSDRRNLLKTLPAIDKILHAPEMITLAETCPHVLLVEAAQRTVDDLRRQILDEKMPAPECTPEIVAKKALAIAEKLNTPSLQKVINVTGTLLHTNLGRAPLCQAALAAMQEVSAGYSNLEYDLDAGQRGKRFRHVEDLICRLTGAEAATVVNNNAGAVLLALAALAGEKEALVSRGELIEIGGSFRIPDIMAAGNVRLVEVGTTNKTHLEDYRRAITADTALILKVHTSNYRIVGFTEAVPGSALADLGREKGVTVLEDLGSGLLIDLSDYGLPPEPTVGEALKTGIDVLTFSGDKLLGGPQAGIIVGRKECIERIRKHPMARALRIDKMTLAAIEATLRLYLDPEQALREIPTLRMLAQHDDQLKVKSEQLIEKLMKELNGACSMELISTLATVGGGALPLAELPGFGIALKPKTISPNRLAENLRQSIPPVIGRIQNEYFIIDPRTLAVDEEPLLCQSLANALRITD
- the selB gene encoding selenocysteine-specific translation elongation factor, encoding MAPPERHHIIGTAGHVDHGKTELIRALTGTDTDRLQEEKARGISIDLGFAPFRLPDGSVAGVVDVPGHERFIHNMLAGVGGIDLVLLVIDVQEGIMPQTREHLQILELLQIQQGIIVLTKCDLAEDDWIDIVEEEVREELQETFLEHAPFCRVSSISGSGIAELKEQIAKILRQVESKDCDGPLRLPIDRHFSVAGFGTVVTGTLLSGRINTGVTTELLPPGIEARIREIQVHGKKVEAAAAGQRVALNLAGVDRAKLKRGAVIGTPGIFEQTEMIDVRLNLLPGAPRTLKFRDPVHFYLGTARVVGIVALLDRDELKPGETAIVQIHLDRPLVAHRQDRFIVRSYSPMTTIGGGMIIDPGPAKHKRFRDEVMQTLSELESGETSFLLQKISELTGPKVKELEQASGLGRERIEDHLERLAEDGTVIRLGDQWLTGETVRAWERLLLERCTRFHADNPLLNGIPLATLKGILPHPLAAKGFDALLNRLEERGELTRRLDNAALPGFRPEPSPEQKKNIDAILKNYEDAGALAKNRTEMLARLNLSEAEANDCLGYLFAEGLLIRLNDENFFHHKTFDFAISLLRDKFADREFSLAEFRDELGSARKAVQALLEYFDAQKYTMRKGDVRVAWKLPEKT